A portion of the Phycisphaerales bacterium AB-hyl4 genome contains these proteins:
- a CDS encoding RNA polymerase sigma factor: MSGIEPESLACWYGRLAPALVLYVRQWLDAAAAEDVVQEVFAKLMRQRRPPDAVQAWLFRAARHAALNARRSQGRRSRHEAARATTQVDWFQADPAAMLDARTAEATLARLPDEQREVIVLRIWGQLGWQAIADLVGRPVSTTFSQYRSGLENLRQRLEQPCRKPSD; encoded by the coding sequence ATGAGCGGAATTGAGCCGGAGAGTCTGGCCTGCTGGTACGGTCGGTTGGCTCCGGCGCTGGTGCTTTATGTGCGGCAATGGCTCGATGCGGCGGCGGCGGAGGATGTGGTGCAGGAGGTGTTCGCGAAGCTGATGCGGCAACGTCGACCGCCCGACGCCGTGCAGGCGTGGCTGTTTCGCGCGGCTCGCCATGCGGCCCTGAACGCCCGACGGTCGCAAGGGCGACGCAGCCGGCACGAAGCCGCCCGCGCCACCACCCAGGTCGACTGGTTCCAGGCGGACCCCGCGGCGATGCTCGACGCCCGCACTGCCGAGGCCACCCTTGCCCGCCTGCCCGACGAGCAACGCGAGGTGATCGTGCTTCGCATCTGGGGGCAACTGGGCTGGCAGGCGATTGCGGATCTTGTCGGTCGGCCGGTGTCGACCACGTTCAGCCAATACCGCAGTGGACTTGAGAATCTCCGGCAACGATTGGAGCAGCCATGCAGGAAGCCGAGCGACTGA
- a CDS encoding PadR family transcriptional regulator, with protein sequence MKIERELMRGAGPVAVLKLLATGEKYGYELVGLLDQRSDGVLAMGQSTLYPMLYNLEAKGLIASRVQQVNGSRPRRYYRLTARGKKQLARDAAQWEALSVAMGKLGVTGA encoded by the coding sequence ATGAAAATCGAACGCGAACTGATGCGTGGGGCCGGGCCGGTGGCGGTGCTCAAACTGCTGGCCACCGGCGAAAAGTACGGCTACGAACTGGTCGGCCTGCTCGACCAACGATCTGACGGCGTGCTCGCCATGGGGCAGTCCACGCTCTACCCCATGCTCTACAACCTCGAAGCCAAGGGCCTGATCGCCTCGCGCGTGCAGCAGGTCAACGGCAGTCGGCCCCGCCGATACTACCGCCTCACCGCCCGGGGCAAGAAGCAACTCGCCCGCGACGCCGCTCAATGGGAAGCGCTGTCTGTGGCGATGGGCAAACTCGGTGTCACCGGAGCCTGA
- a CDS encoding PD-(D/E)XK nuclease family protein: MGVPFKISAKNLGLLATDTQCPRCYWLALRVGFKGVWEKFGPIYNQIDLFTKKHVEAYIDEHGQAPPWMPLAKEVRADITPKRLEHVFAGSNIEVRGHPDGVYKLDNGDAMLIDFKTSKPKTPGDAMFGWYAAQTNAYAHILERNYDLKVRKIYLVFARVQADATAAADVEARQDDGFVMRFKMESVEVERDSAIIPDLTLLVRNMLNEQSAPDAKDGCVDCARLTELYETLHEQATAGYRNDVGEECCIHDQVGETLLVRTTSAA; encoded by the coding sequence ATGGGTGTTCCATTCAAAATCTCAGCGAAGAACTTGGGTTTGCTGGCGACCGACACGCAATGCCCCCGCTGCTACTGGCTGGCGCTTCGCGTCGGCTTCAAGGGCGTGTGGGAGAAGTTCGGCCCGATCTACAACCAGATCGACCTGTTCACGAAGAAACACGTCGAGGCGTATATCGATGAGCACGGCCAAGCACCCCCTTGGATGCCGCTGGCCAAGGAAGTGCGGGCTGACATCACGCCCAAACGTCTGGAGCATGTATTTGCGGGAAGCAACATTGAGGTGCGCGGCCATCCCGATGGTGTTTATAAACTTGATAATGGCGACGCGATGTTGATCGACTTCAAGACCAGCAAGCCAAAAACGCCGGGCGACGCGATGTTCGGGTGGTATGCGGCACAGACGAATGCCTACGCCCACATTCTCGAACGCAACTACGACCTCAAGGTACGCAAGATATACCTGGTCTTTGCACGCGTTCAGGCCGATGCGACGGCGGCTGCCGATGTTGAAGCACGTCAGGATGACGGTTTTGTCATGCGGTTCAAAATGGAATCGGTAGAAGTCGAGCGCGATTCGGCGATCATCCCGGATCTCACTCTCCTTGTGCGTAACATGCTCAACGAGCAATCCGCTCCAGACGCGAAGGACGGGTGTGTGGACTGCGCCCGCTTAACGGAGCTTTACGAGACGCTTCATGAACAGGCGACGGCAGGCTATCGCAATGATGTTGGAGAGGAGTGCTGCATTCACGACCAAGTGGGTGAAACATTGCTGGTCCGAACGACGTCAGCCGCCTGA
- a CDS encoding tyrosine-type recombinase/integrase, which produces MARQQPERVREQVGSVYLIKTPASPKWYLEWCHEGDQYRQTTRTRSKKQALKLAKEKDAKLVLGQLEEPRRRGVTIEQAISKYVASLRSQDITEKTLDLYQRDLMQFQHFAAGQGVKRLDRADADLLEAFVQQLRDAGAPRTAQPKKRRGKRSGPNRPRTIRGKLKTVRQMIRWAVKRSLIKKDPASGYRLPRPVNTLAPHFTSKEIAHILEASEEPYRTIYEFLVLTGLRSSELQWLTKEDLAPEVAYVRIREKTCPFTGQVWKPKHGRERTVPLPARASAIARTAATASPGPWLFCRATPADGEPGRYDCQQLLRPLKAVLKNLKIKHGSVHTFRHSYITHLVNAGASIFEVKELVGHDKITTLEAYYHHQADRLSETIRRVDFAGLVGTSSNGDDSPAGGSSSSKR; this is translated from the coding sequence ATGGCACGACAGCAGCCCGAAAGGGTTCGTGAGCAGGTCGGCAGCGTCTACCTGATCAAGACACCTGCCTCCCCGAAATGGTACTTGGAGTGGTGCCACGAGGGGGACCAGTACCGCCAAACCACCCGCACCCGGAGTAAAAAACAGGCTCTCAAACTGGCCAAGGAGAAGGACGCGAAACTCGTGCTCGGCCAGTTGGAGGAGCCGAGGCGACGCGGCGTGACCATCGAGCAGGCAATCAGCAAGTACGTCGCGTCACTGCGCAGCCAGGACATCACCGAGAAGACGCTTGATCTTTATCAGCGGGATCTGATGCAGTTCCAACACTTTGCCGCCGGGCAGGGTGTGAAACGGCTGGATCGGGCCGACGCCGACCTGCTGGAGGCATTCGTGCAGCAACTGCGTGATGCAGGGGCGCCACGCACTGCACAACCGAAGAAGAGGCGAGGCAAGCGTTCCGGCCCCAACCGCCCCCGCACCATCCGGGGCAAGTTGAAGACCGTACGGCAGATGATCCGGTGGGCTGTCAAGCGCAGCCTGATCAAGAAGGATCCCGCTTCGGGCTACCGGCTCCCCCGACCCGTCAACACCTTGGCGCCGCACTTCACGTCCAAGGAGATCGCTCACATCCTGGAGGCCAGCGAGGAGCCGTACCGGACGATCTACGAGTTCCTGGTCCTGACTGGGCTGCGTTCCAGTGAACTGCAATGGCTGACGAAAGAAGATCTCGCCCCTGAAGTTGCCTACGTCCGCATTCGGGAGAAGACCTGTCCGTTCACGGGGCAGGTCTGGAAACCCAAGCATGGCCGTGAGCGGACGGTGCCGTTGCCTGCACGGGCGTCAGCGATCGCCCGCACGGCGGCGACCGCATCTCCAGGTCCGTGGCTCTTCTGCCGGGCCACGCCAGCAGACGGCGAGCCTGGTCGCTACGACTGCCAGCAGTTGCTGCGTCCTCTCAAGGCGGTGCTCAAGAACCTGAAGATCAAGCACGGTTCCGTCCACACGTTCAGACACAGCTATATCACGCACCTGGTCAACGCCGGCGCCAGCATCTTCGAGGTGAAGGAACTGGTGGGCCACGACAAGATCACCACCTTGGAGGCGTACTACCACCACCAGGCGGACCGCTTGTCCGAGACGATCCGCCGCGTCGACTTCGCCGGCCTCGTGGGCACCTCATCGAACGGCGATGACAGCCCCGCCGGCGGTTCCAGCAGTTCAAAACGCTAA
- the ilvD gene encoding dihydroxy-acid dehydratase — MTTTDATTPPAAEGQTNKYSRRITQPKSQGASQAMLYATGLSPDDMNKAQVGIAAMWYEGNPCNMHLNDLAADIKRGVGDAGLVGMRFNTIGVSDGISMGTEGMSYSLQSRDLIADSIETVTAAQWYDGLITIPGCDKNMPGCLIAMGRLNRPALMVYGGSIKPGCTIVKGKQEPRDIVSAFQSYGELLAGRIDEDERQQIVRKSCPGAGACGGMYTANTMASAIEAMGMSLPYSSSAPAESAEKIDECKKAGEAIRKLLEDDIKPRDIMTRPAFENAMVIVMALGGSTNAVLHLIAMARAVDVELTIDDFQRVSNRVPFLADLKPSGRYVMEDLHHVGGTPAVMKYLLEEGYFNGDLPTVTGHTIAENLANLPGLKKGQDIVHPLSKPIKKTGHIAILKGNLAPEGAVAKITGKEGLAFTGTARVFDCEEDMMRGVEEGKIGKGDVVVIRYEGPKGGPGMPEMLNPTSLIMGAGLGNDVALLTDGRFSGGSHGFIVGHITPEAQEGGPLALVRDGDKITIDAETNRIDVDLTDDELAKRKTQWQMPPYKAKRGTLFKYIKNVKSASEGCVTDE, encoded by the coding sequence ATGACCACTACCGACGCCACCACGCCCCCCGCCGCTGAGGGCCAGACCAACAAATACTCCCGCCGCATCACCCAGCCCAAAAGCCAGGGTGCCTCGCAAGCCATGCTCTACGCCACCGGCCTCTCGCCGGACGATATGAACAAGGCCCAGGTCGGCATCGCCGCCATGTGGTACGAGGGCAACCCGTGCAACATGCACCTGAACGACCTCGCCGCCGACATCAAGCGAGGCGTCGGCGACGCGGGCCTCGTGGGGATGCGCTTCAACACCATCGGTGTCTCCGACGGCATTTCCATGGGCACGGAGGGCATGAGCTACTCCCTCCAGTCGCGCGACCTCATCGCCGACTCCATCGAAACCGTCACCGCTGCCCAGTGGTACGACGGCCTGATCACCATCCCGGGCTGCGACAAGAACATGCCCGGCTGCCTCATCGCCATGGGCCGACTCAACCGCCCCGCCCTCATGGTCTACGGCGGCTCCATCAAGCCCGGCTGCACCATCGTCAAAGGCAAGCAAGAGCCACGCGACATCGTCTCCGCCTTCCAGAGCTACGGCGAACTGCTCGCCGGCCGCATCGACGAAGACGAGCGTCAACAAATCGTCCGCAAATCATGCCCCGGCGCCGGTGCCTGCGGCGGCATGTACACCGCCAACACCATGGCCAGCGCCATCGAAGCCATGGGCATGAGCCTGCCATACTCGTCCAGCGCCCCCGCTGAGAGCGCCGAGAAAATCGACGAGTGCAAAAAGGCCGGCGAAGCCATCCGCAAACTGCTTGAAGACGACATCAAGCCCCGCGACATCATGACACGCCCCGCGTTCGAAAACGCCATGGTCATCGTCATGGCCCTCGGCGGCTCGACCAACGCCGTGCTCCACCTCATCGCCATGGCCCGCGCGGTCGACGTCGAACTCACCATCGACGACTTCCAGCGCGTCTCCAACCGTGTGCCCTTCCTCGCGGACCTCAAGCCCTCGGGCCGGTACGTGATGGAAGACCTCCACCACGTCGGCGGCACGCCCGCGGTCATGAAGTACCTGCTCGAAGAAGGCTACTTCAACGGCGACCTGCCCACCGTCACCGGCCACACCATCGCCGAAAACCTCGCCAACCTGCCCGGCCTGAAAAAGGGCCAGGACATCGTCCACCCGCTCAGCAAACCCATCAAAAAGACCGGCCACATCGCCATCCTCAAGGGCAACCTCGCCCCCGAAGGCGCGGTCGCCAAGATCACCGGCAAGGAAGGCCTCGCCTTCACCGGCACCGCCCGCGTCTTCGACTGCGAAGAGGACATGATGCGCGGCGTCGAAGAAGGCAAGATCGGCAAGGGCGATGTCGTCGTCATCCGATACGAAGGCCCCAAGGGCGGCCCCGGCATGCCCGAAATGCTCAACCCCACCAGCCTTATCATGGGCGCGGGCCTCGGCAATGATGTCGCCCTGCTGACCGACGGGCGATTCTCCGGCGGAAGCCACGGCTTCATCGTCGGCCACATCACGCCCGAAGCCCAGGAAGGCGGCCCGCTCGCCCTCGTCCGCGATGGTGACAAGATCACCATCGACGCCGAGACCAACCGCATCGACGTCGACCTCACCGACGACGAACTCGCCAAGCGCAAGACCCAGTGGCAGATGCCCCCCTACAAAGCCAAGCGCGGCACGCTGTTCAAGTACATCAAAAACGTCAAAAGCGCCAGCGAAGGCTGCGTCACCGACGAATAA
- the glsA gene encoding glutaminase A, which translates to MDQQHDIHAMLREIYDQAATVQDGQLASYIPELAAVDPSHFAISICDIHGNTFNEGAHAQPFTLQSVSKVLAYACVLACQDEAVIMQRVGVEPTGEDFDSIGKLDRYRRAFNPMVNAGAIAVTDLLMSVYGRGAFDRTLNYFAAAMGCDALEIDEAVFRSEQRTGERNRAIAHLLNNYKLLDHPVEDVLDLYFRHCSIRATTQDLARLGGTLANRGRVPGAGKAVLEPDCVRKVLSVMLSCGMYNSAGQWVYEVGLPAKSGVSGCLLIVVPGRMGIAAYSPRVDERGSSPRSVLAARLLSDKLQLHIFAT; encoded by the coding sequence ATGGACCAGCAACACGACATTCACGCGATGCTCCGCGAGATCTACGATCAGGCGGCGACCGTGCAAGACGGCCAGCTTGCGTCGTACATCCCGGAATTGGCGGCGGTCGACCCTTCGCATTTTGCGATATCGATCTGTGACATTCACGGCAACACGTTCAACGAGGGCGCGCACGCCCAGCCGTTCACGCTGCAGTCCGTCTCCAAGGTGCTTGCCTATGCGTGCGTACTCGCTTGCCAGGACGAAGCGGTCATCATGCAGCGCGTGGGTGTGGAGCCGACGGGCGAGGACTTCGATTCGATTGGCAAGCTCGATCGCTACCGGCGGGCGTTCAATCCGATGGTGAACGCCGGGGCGATCGCCGTGACCGATCTGCTCATGTCCGTCTACGGGCGCGGTGCGTTCGACCGAACGCTGAACTATTTCGCCGCGGCCATGGGTTGTGACGCGCTTGAGATCGATGAGGCGGTCTTCCGCTCCGAGCAGCGTACCGGTGAGCGCAACCGCGCTATTGCGCACCTGCTGAACAACTACAAGCTGCTCGATCATCCGGTTGAGGATGTACTCGATCTTTACTTCCGGCATTGCTCCATCCGCGCCACCACGCAGGATCTCGCGCGTCTCGGTGGCACACTGGCTAACCGCGGCCGCGTTCCGGGCGCCGGCAAAGCGGTGCTTGAGCCTGACTGTGTGCGCAAGGTGTTGAGCGTGATGCTTTCGTGCGGCATGTACAACTCCGCCGGCCAGTGGGTGTACGAGGTCGGCCTGCCCGCCAAGAGCGGCGTGTCGGGCTGCTTGCTCATTGTCGTGCCCGGCCGCATGGGCATCGCCGCCTATTCCCCGCGCGTGGACGAGCGTGGCAGCAGCCCGCGCAGCGTGCTCGCTGCTCGCCTGCTCTCGGACAAACTCCAGTTGCACATCTTTGCCACCTGA
- a CDS encoding MarC family NAAT transporter, with translation MVELVFFTVAALLPIVNPFSTAPLFLAITEGYDRETRNAQAKMGVIYMVAILAVFLVAGTLIITFFGISLPGVRIAGGILIGRVAFRMLYPPDQVGLSPEEKREAKKMADISFFPLAMPSLSGPGSIAVTISLATLAQNVWEYLAIFVGILIIAAIVWGTLRLSGHLTRFLGVNGTTAMTKIMGFLIFCIAIQFIVNGVTDPELLRLFREPLSAE, from the coding sequence ATGGTCGAACTGGTGTTCTTTACCGTTGCTGCTTTGCTGCCGATTGTGAATCCGTTCAGTACGGCCCCGCTGTTCCTGGCAATCACGGAGGGCTACGACCGCGAGACCCGCAATGCTCAGGCGAAAATGGGTGTGATCTACATGGTCGCGATTCTCGCTGTTTTTCTCGTCGCTGGCACGCTGATTATCACCTTCTTCGGTATTTCTTTGCCGGGGGTACGGATCGCCGGGGGGATTCTCATCGGCAGGGTCGCCTTCAGGATGCTCTATCCGCCGGACCAGGTCGGCCTGAGTCCGGAAGAAAAACGCGAGGCCAAAAAGATGGCCGACATTTCATTTTTCCCTCTGGCTATGCCCAGCCTCAGCGGACCCGGCTCGATCGCCGTGACCATCAGCCTTGCCACGCTCGCTCAGAACGTCTGGGAATACCTGGCCATCTTCGTCGGTATCCTCATCATCGCCGCCATCGTCTGGGGCACGTTGCGTCTCTCGGGCCACCTCACACGCTTCCTTGGTGTCAACGGTACAACGGCCATGACCAAGATCATGGGCTTTCTCATCTTCTGCATTGCCATCCAGTTCATCGTCAACGGCGTGACCGATCCGGAACTGCTGCGACTATTCCGTGAGCCCCTTTCGGCCGAGTGA